Part of the Oncorhynchus nerka isolate Pitt River linkage group LG14, Oner_Uvic_2.0, whole genome shotgun sequence genome is shown below.
GAGAGGGAGCAAGCACTCCTTGACACATCATCCActcactgacaaacacacacacacatgcatccaCACATATATCCATGCAGACATTTGCAGACATAAATTGATTCAGACACaaaagcgcgcacacacacacacacacacacacacacacacaaatcaatgtACTAACAACTCCACAcaaacactctccctctctctccagtgagCTGGTGAGGCGACTCATTACCTTTCCCTGTCGGTAAAGGAGGGGGTGCCGTGCAGCGTCTGCCGGCTGTCCTCCAGAGCCAGGGAacgagggagggcgagagagagagggggggccaCGCCACGGGAAAGCGGGGGCTGGTGCTGGGAACAGCTGCGGTCGtaactggcagagagagagacggagtaaaagagagagacggagagcgagactgagtgagaggaaaagaggaaaTGACATGGGCATTTAACAGCGGCGAACACATTACAACGCCTCAGAGAGAGTTAATGCACTCATTTGACTCATTAAAGCACTGTCAgacgagagggagaagaggagagaggttgcaagaaagggagggagggagagaaagagtgtggtGGTCGAGGTTGAAAtagcgggtagagagagagaaaggaagagggtgAAGAGGTGAAGGAAacagagggtgtgagagaggtaaagagaaagggagaggggatacctagtcagttgtacatctGAATcacttcaactgaaatgtgtcttctgcatttaacccaacccctctgaatcagggaggtgtggagggggctgccttaaatcgacatccacgtctttggcgcccagggaacagtgggttaactgccttgctcgggGGCAGAACGGCAGACTTTGACCTTGTCAGcgctgggattcgatccagcaatctttcgggttactggcccaacgctctaaccactaggctatcttcCCGAAATGGGGATCGGGGGGAGAAATGAAAAGGAAGAAAGGGGGAGCGATGAAACGAGAGCGTGAGAAGAAGGGGATACAGGGCTGATGTGAGGAAACATTATTCCAATCACGTGTATGAGCTATGATGTTGTTGGCACAGTGAGAGTCACAGGTACACCCTACACAGCTCTTTggagcactcacacacacaacaaagaCTTTTTCACAGCCACACACTGTAGATCACAGACATGCAGTTCCAGTCATGCAAACTATTcacatatgcatgtgtgtgtgtactcacgcacacaacacacacacacacacacacacacacacacacacacacacagtgaaacgTTCTCCAACATCGATTGCTTTTCCATTATCACAATCAACAGAATTCTATTCAATTCTATACGGTCTCGTCTCTCTTCAATCACCTACTTTTCTCCGTCAAACACCTATTCCATTCCCACTGTAaccttccctccattcctcacCACAATTTACCCAATATGTACATTCACAGTCATACTGAAACGGCAACAAAAGCCCACACTtacacaagacagagagagagagatactcttGCTCCAATTAAGCACTGCAACAACACTTGTTTCCAGCACACACACTTTCAACCAGCCTAcagcggagacagagagagagagatagcgggagagagaaagaaggaaaaaaaggagagagggagagggagggagcgacagagagagatggggcttATCGTGTATCGGCACACAGTGAGCAGAGGGATTATCTGAGGATCTGGAGCTGGCCCCGGCAGTGCTGGAAGTAATAGGAGACTGGGGAAGAAGATAAGAATACTGTGTGACGATCAAGGATCAACCAGAACCCAGTATTACTGAAAGGTGATGAAGCTAAATGAAAGTAAAGGATGAGGAATggggttgagaaagagagagagagaggtgtgtgggggtgtgaaaagagagagtggagacaggaaggagagagagaaattaagaGTGACAGAAGGTAAGAAAAATAAAGCAGGGGAAAGAGACAAAAAGAGggcaagacagagaaagagatggagagacaaatGGGAGAATAGGAGgagtgaaagagtgagagagcaggtGGGAAGAAGAGACCTCCATTGTCAAACAACAGAAGCGAACAGCACGAGCCCTCCTCCAGAGGTCAGAGTTTTCATTTCACGTTAGAGTATGCACAACGCACACCCAGCTGATTTTATAGGTGAATGGTACATCAAAGATGATATGAAAACTAAAGAGAACACAGCGTCAACCCGAAGTGGTTGAAATTGCACCACCTTCAACCTCTGAAAGCCTTTAAACATTGGGAAGGTATTTTCATCCGCTATCTACAGTAGATCCGAGTTTTACCATTCCCATGTTCAAACAAATAACACTGTTGAAGGTCCCTGATGTACATAACAACTATGTTTCAGAGAAGGGGTAGAAAGAaaaagaggagggggggggattcTTACCAGAGTTTGGCTGTTATGATGACAGCAGTcaggatgagcagagaggagatggTCACTGTGACGTAAAACTGAGGGTCcactggagaacacacacacacacacgcacacacatacacgtacacacacacacacgcacgcacgcacgcacacacacacacacacgcacgcacgaacacacgcacacacatacacgtacacacacacacacacacacacacacacagaggagttaCCGTTCACATGGTTGGAAATCAGCACAATAGAAGCAAACCAGTGTCATGTGCATTAGAGCATGTAACGGAAAACGCTTTGAAATGTTTTGCaaccaaaaacaaaaatgtgcgtttcttattggacaagtccaggtagACCATCCCTGTTTCAGTCATTTCTCATCCGTTTGGTGCCTTATGAATATAACCCAGGTCAACTGCAATGATGTAAGAAAAAAACACAACTCTGCTTTCGAGAATTCCCATACTGTCAGTAAAGAAACTCAAAGGAGAATGAGCCGATGAAGTCATCCATTCCATTGCTTGGTGTGTGATGTCACCCATTTCCTTTTGGTGTGCTTTTGTGAGTTCAGAAAACTCTATTAAGCATTCTCCACCATCAAGACACAGCCATCCATCCACACAAAGCCAGCCCAGTGGGAATTGAAGTTACTCCCTGATGCCCTCAGAGTTCTTCTGATGTCTTTGTTCCAAAACACTCTATTCTCATGCCCACCAACACAAATCCTTTCTTTCTTTAATCTTTACTGATTTCTATGGTGCCCACCTTCCTCAGGCTCTCTCTCCTCcgcctcacttcctccatcctccactccctctgcGTCCGGGGCCTCCAGCAGATCCAGGGGCTCCTGGGGCAAAACGCTGCCCGGTGCACTCTGATGATGCAGCCAGGCCTCAGCGGTTGTCGTGGGGACTTCGTGGCCATGGTGGTACAGGTCCGCTTCCTGGCTGGACAGGAAGTGATGCGTCTCGTCCTCCAGGGCTAGTGTGGGGCCCCAGTCCACGGACCAAATAGGGGTGGGTGTGACCTGTCCTGTGATGGACAGCTGGGCTGAGAAGGCCTCCACCTGCCCCTCGCCCTCGTCGTCACGGTTACAGGTTGAGGGTCGCGTCACCGCGGCAACCAGGAGAAAGAAAAGGCAGCGGTGGGTGGTCAGTCGTTTGACAGGAGAGatggagctgagagagaaagagagagagagaagaaaggaaggaaggagaaaagaagagaaagacagagggagaaataaagagaagcagaaagaggtgggagagaaaaaaaaagggaGGCAGAAAGAGAAATAGAGCACGATTAACACTACAAATGCATTGTCCACTGTCTAACTGGACTCCTCATGCAACATGCATACAACCAGAGGGTCTGACTCTGTGTCCGTCTAAACATccgctcactctctccatcttacCATCTCTCCATCGCTTCGTTCTGTTCACTGAGCCCCAACTCCTccgatcatctctctctctgggaggaaagaagaaaaagaaaagagaggaagagcgaaagagagagagagaaagagagggagggttcACTTCTCTTCTGACACGGACTGATATTGAAAATGTAAACAGACACTCATAGACAGCAGtacaggaatacacacacacccctctctctctctctctctctcctgggcagTGGCACTCCTGGCTGTCCAAAATGAGCGCTTCATTTTGCCACATGCTTATACAGTTCGCACATCAGACATGCAAGCACACGGCTGTGCACAAAACATTCATCATACGCATTCATGGGGCTAATATCCCATAAGGTGGTACTTTTAGCTCCAGAAAGATTGACTTCATATCTACTACCACTGTCACTCAGTCAACCAGACAGGAACAtacactctatctctctctctctcacacacccaccAGCAGACAACTCACTgtcacacaagcacgcacacaacATTCACTCAGACAGATATCAGTTAACATGCCTACCTCTGgctgaagagagagggaatgagggagacaGTGAGAAAGGGGGAGATATAGAGAGCGAGTAGGAAAAGGCATTGGTTGCCTTAGCGACAGAGACatgtagagtcagagagagagagagagcgaggaggaggaCGGAGGGAGACTGTAGGAAAGATTGAAATGCTAATTATGCTTTTAACTCGCTCAATTAAAAGGacagcaaaaaaaaaatgtacttgaGGACGGAAATAAGGAAGATACAGAAAATGACGTTAATATTCTCATTTTGGGGGCAGAGGAAAAAAGTATTCTGTTATGTTCAGAAAACACTGATACAAGCCAGAGAGTGgcgagacagagaggtggaggaaaaTCAATATACATTCATTTACACAAGGACAGGTTGAGTGGGGTGATAAACAGAATAACTAGTGCTCATAATAAACGAGGTGCCACCACAGGGATACACAATATGAAGGAGAAATATTTGGAGGCAGGAAGGTCACAGTATGACAGCTTTATTGCATACATGAAACGACAACATTTACATAGAAAATGATCTGTCTCTCGCtcgcactccctccctctccgtaTGCTCTCTTTCCACCTCCGCCACTCTCTCAATCTGTCACACTTCACCCCCCCCCTATCCTTCTCCTCTGTCCCCCTCACTCCCTTCCTCTCGCCTTCGTTGCGCTTCAGGCTTGGTGGCGGCGTGAAACTTGCTCTCACTGGAGAACACAGCGAAGCCACGACGTTGAGCCCGACTCTGGTGCATCTTGGGATGTGTAGTCCTCTTCTTTGTCATCATCGTAATCTACAGTAACGTGGGGAGTTATAGTTAAACGCGTTACATCATTTTCCAGTTCATGCTCTTTTAAAAAGTTGACATGTTCAATCTTCAGGGCTCGATTCAATCTGTAGCGCTGAAGATCTTCGCTGTAGGTCACTTCCGATTGACcccgacatatgcagcgtttgcCGTGAATGCATCGCTTTTACATTTCTACCCCTCTGTAGCGTAGGTCTTCAGCGCtacggattgaatcgagcccATATCTTTATCAAAGAGATCAGTCTTGAAGTTAATTAGCTATAATCTTACAGCTACTTTTTTGGGTGTGATTTATATAGATTTGTCTACAGCTGAAGCTAAAGGAGACACTTTGAACCAATGGCTTCTTGCAGTGGAAACCCTTTGTGACGTGTTGCTTTGAGTTTTTCCTGATCTATGTAtattacttgtgtgtgtgtgtgtgtgtgtgtgtgtgtgtgtgtttcagaccgCTGTCACCCCTTCCTCACCATCACTGTCCTCCTCGTCCTCGGAATCTCCCTCTGATTCTACCAGGGAGGCGTCCAATCGGTTGTCTCGCTTCGTTGTGACATCGCCCCTGTGACAACATCACCATtagaaactgggtggttcgagccctgaatgctgattggctgacagccgtggtatatcactGTACCACTGGTattaaaaaacatttatttttactgttattattttttattatttttactaattatgttggtaaccagtttataatagcaataaggcacttctggggtttgtggtacagtgatgaaaattacaggcctctctcatctttttaagtgggagaacttgcacaattggtggctgactaaatacttttttgccccactgtatatggccaatataccacgactaagggatgtatccaggcactccgcgttgtgtcgtgcataagaacagcccttagccgtggtatattggccatataccacaccccctcgtgccttattgctcaATTAGACACCGACAGCCCATTATTCTTGTTATACTGTGGCCTGGGGTTATCTAGTGATTAGCATCACCCCCTCAGCACAAATATGAAATGTAGTTTATTTGATAATTAAAAGGTGTCAGGCTGTTCTAGCCAGAAGGTTATTTCCACTGTGGTACTCATATGTCAGTAGCCTACAAGCACGGGATCAAATCCCAGTTCTATCGCTACTTCGGAAGaaactctcttctctcttccccgtTATTCTACACTGTCCTATatgttaaacaaacaaaaaaacacacaaaaaagaaGGGATACCCCTCTCTTTTACAAAAACGACAAATAAATATTTTTCAACTGATATTGGTTTGGTGTAAAGTACATAAAGAAGTGAGGTGAGGGGCACATGAGTAAGAGTGAACTTTTTGTCAGGTGCACCCATAAAGAATTTCAGAGTTCTATTAAACTGCAAATCATTAAAACATCAGATCAGTATTCATTGACCTAGAGTACTGACAGAAAGGTGTTGAGCCCACCTCTGCTTCCCGGAGCTGGGGAGCTGCTCCCACACCGTAAGGGTGCGACCCCCGGTGACCCAGCGGTGACCCCCACTGCCCGTGAGCCACGCCGCAAAGCAAAGGATTCTCGGAGCATCCGCCCAGGTCAGCGAGGCCAGGTACCTGCACTGAGGTAGAGAGAACactgggagagatggaaggagaaaaggggagagagagagagagagagagagagagagagagagagagagaaggaaagaaggaaagaaggagAAAAGTAGATGAAAACCAAAATAGATTTAGGGAACAATGCATTCTATGAACAGCGTGGCTCTATAGGTTGGCAATTGTAACATAATAATCAGGGAAGAACCAGTTGTGTTAGCTTTACTCACAGTTCAAGGTGCTTTCCCCATTCGCCAAATCATAGCATGAGCCAATGAGGAGTCCCCCCGTCTGATGTACACAATCTGTTACTCCAGCGATGCTGCTGTGATTAGTTAGCCTGGACACGGTGCCTGTGGTGATTGGACAGaggaacggtaaacatcagatAGTACACAGATCTGTAAGGTCTAGCACTGTACCATATTAAGCTGGCTCTTTTATATAGtgtgcgcatgcacacacacgcacaccgctTCGCACCTGTCCTCCAGTTGAGAATCCTAAGGTTGGCTCTGCCGTAGGCAATGAAGAGCCTGTCACCACGGGGACTGAGGGTCAGACGACCTTCCTGACTCCCGCAGCCCGTTACCGTTGCGTCCCAATGATGTAACAGCTGCAGGGGGTCGCGGTTGGTGCAGAGCCCCTCCCACACAGACACCCCACCCTCTGCTGAGCTGCTGAACACCAGGGGACCCTGGGACTGTGGAGGATAGATAGGGGGCAGTTGTCATGGAGACTGAATGCAGTGGCTGAATACAATGCATggatacggtgtgtgtgtgtgagtgtgtgagtgcatgtgtgtgtctgtgcgtgcatgCCTGCGTGGTTTCACATGGTTTCGCATAATTTATGAACAAAGGTGGGGATGGTGCTTTCACTGCTTTGGCTTAAATGTGTTGAGCATATAACACTCCATAAATGTAAGTCTTAAAGGCCCAgggcagtcaaaaacgtgattttctTGTGTTTTATTTATATTTCCACAATATGATGTTGGAACAATACTGTGACATTGccaaaatgatgataatgcccttttagtgtaagagcttttTGAAAAGGCTGCCGaaaatgtcagcctgttttggtgggatggcgtTTTGGCATGTCTGGTAtcaaattagttaatagaccaataagaaagacagttccaaacctctctaccaataacagctagttttcagttttcccctccccactcagaccactcccagacagaaTTGGCTCTTtgctaattgaaaacaatcacagtaaggtacttaattgttaccaagaaatgatttgatattgagataaaccAGCTGCATTGGACATTTAAACTATGTATTAAAACAGCTTACACTCCCAAGGAACCTGTATactgtgccttgcaaaagtattcattccccttggcgtttttcctattttgttgcgttacaacctgtaatttaagttGAATtttgatttcatgtaatggacatacacaaaatagtccaaattggtgaagtgaaaaaaaagaaaaagtttgtttcaaaaaattcaaaaagaattaaaaacagaaaagtggtgcgtacacatgatctcagtatatatacctgtacacctgttctgaaaggccccagataGGCCTCAGataggcaacaaagagaccaaggataaccctgaaggagctgcaaagctccacagcggagattggagtatctgtccataggaccagttgaggccgtacactccacagagctgggctttacggaagagtggccagaaaaaagccctTGCTTAAAGACAAAAGTAAGCAAAGACGTTTGGTGTTCCCCAaatggcatgtgggagactccccaaatatatggaagaaggtaccctggtcagatgagactaaaattgagctttttggccaacaAGGAAAATgccatgtctggcgcaaacccaacacctcatcaacccccgagaacaccatccccacagtgaagcatggtggtggcagcatcacgctgtggggatgtttttcatcggcagggactgagaaactgatcagaattgaaggaatgatggatggtgctaaatactaggaaattcttgagggaaacctgtttaagtcttccagagatttgagactgggacggaggttcaccttccagcaggacaatgaccctaagcatactgctaaagcaacactcaagtggtttaaggggaaacatttaaatgtcttggaacaGCCTAGTCAaaacccagacctcaatccaattgagaatctgtggagattgctgtacaccagcagaacccatccaacttgaaggagctggagcagttttgcattgaagaatgggcaaaaatcccagtggctagatgtgccaagcttatagagacataccccaagacacttgcagctgtaatttctgcaaaaggtggctctacaaagtaaggactttgggggggtgaatagttatgcacgctcaagtttattttttgtgtgtcttatttcctgtttgtttcacaagaaaaaatattttgcatcttcaaagtggtaggcatgttgtgtaaattaaatgatacaaaccccaaaatatttattttaattccaggttgtaaggcaacaaaataggtaaaattccaagggggtgaatactttcgcaagccactgtagtcCATTTCTGATCCTCTATCCTCGCAAatat
Proteins encoded:
- the pianp gene encoding PILR alpha-associated neural protein encodes the protein MERCSISPVKRLTTHRCLFFLLVAAVTRPSTCNRDDEGEGQVEAFSAQLSITGQVTPTPIWSVDWGPTLALEDETHHFLSSQEADLYHHGHEVPTTTAEAWLHHQSAPGSVLPQEPLDLLEAPDAEGVEDGGSEAEEREPEEVDPQFYVTVTISSLLILTAVIITAKLCYDRSCSQHQPPLSRGVAPPLSLALPRSLALEDSRQTLHGTPSFTDRERIPVVNL